Proteins encoded together in one Desulfovibrio sp. UCD-KL4C window:
- a CDS encoding co-chaperone YbbN — protein sequence MIKEINTEEFDALDSAGPMMVEFYSKTCGPCKMLAFVLKDIDKMMPDFKIYTIDFDENQELKERLEVKGFPSMLFMKDGVEVSRLAGLKQKPAIVKEIEAIA from the coding sequence ATGATCAAAGAAATTAATACTGAAGAATTCGATGCTCTCGACTCTGCTGGGCCAATGATGGTGGAGTTTTATTCTAAAACCTGTGGTCCGTGCAAAATGCTGGCATTCGTTCTTAAAGATATCGATAAAATGATGCCTGACTTCAAAATCTATACAATTGATTTTGATGAAAATCAGGAACTTAAGGAACGCCTTGAAGTAAAAGGATTTCCATCCATGTTGTTTATGAAGGATGGAGTGGAAGTTAGCCGTTTAGCCGGACTTAAGCAGAAGCCGGCAATAGTCAAAGAAATTGAAGCAATCGCATAA
- a CDS encoding aryl-sulfate sulfotransferase has product MSNRITYTCEDHLITKQATAEDAFLANFEKGEYTLENPLVVKNPYLINPLCALVMFTTTKDATPTVTVHGKRIQREDLSHTFASGTVHKLPILGLYEDFDNKVEIKLCDGSSNTLTIKTEKLPARVSRCRQISTSLDYLQDNLIFLSTAGKNSPAAYDYKGNIRWMLTVNTMFDLKRAANGNLLTGSPRFCHMPYNATGLVEIDMMGKIYKEYRIPGNYHHDQLEMEDGNLLILTQDLHSDTVEDQCVLVDRKTGEILKTWDFKDALPQDVAGSGSQDAHDWFHNNAVWYDKKTNSLTLSGRHQDAVINIDYDSGKLNWIVGDPEGWPQEMVDKYFFTPVGDVENFDWQYEQHGCLITPSGDVMCFDNGQYRAKSRENYIKNSENFSRGVRYRIDTDKMEIEQVWQYGKERGPEFFSPYICNVEYYDEGHYMIHSGGIGFENGLPSDLLPAFLDKKDPNVELRSVTVEEKDGVVLYEMETEGNFYRAEKLPLYHDGDNVTFGHGQLLGKLDVTPTFDTDPEVEEVDGLPCSWHNIIIEEDEDRFVFHGKFERGTLAMLCLEGAESNHNYFINTAATRHLAMCSGTFLEDDDRDVKLNVSKEGLKGRYTLKLIINDKKYHLGISISAD; this is encoded by the coding sequence ATGAGTAATCGTATTACTTACACCTGTGAAGACCATTTGATTACCAAGCAGGCAACAGCTGAAGACGCATTTTTGGCAAACTTTGAAAAAGGCGAATACACTCTGGAAAATCCGCTTGTAGTCAAAAATCCTTACTTGATTAACCCACTGTGCGCTCTTGTTATGTTTACCACAACAAAAGACGCTACTCCAACAGTGACAGTTCACGGCAAACGTATACAGCGTGAAGATCTCAGCCATACTTTCGCTTCCGGTACTGTGCATAAGCTTCCTATTCTTGGCCTTTACGAAGATTTTGATAACAAAGTAGAAATAAAGCTTTGCGACGGTTCTAGTAATACACTTACTATCAAGACCGAAAAACTTCCCGCAAGAGTAAGCCGTTGCAGACAGATTTCTACTTCTCTAGATTATCTCCAAGACAACCTGATATTCCTCAGCACTGCTGGTAAGAATAGCCCAGCAGCATATGACTACAAGGGTAATATCCGTTGGATGCTGACAGTTAACACCATGTTCGACTTAAAGCGTGCTGCTAATGGTAATTTGCTTACCGGGTCTCCACGTTTCTGCCATATGCCATACAATGCAACAGGTCTCGTCGAGATCGATATGATGGGTAAAATTTACAAGGAATATCGCATTCCCGGTAACTATCATCATGATCAGCTGGAAATGGAAGACGGAAATCTTCTGATTTTAACTCAGGATTTACATTCCGATACAGTGGAAGATCAGTGCGTACTTGTAGACCGCAAAACCGGAGAAATTCTTAAGACATGGGACTTTAAAGACGCACTGCCACAGGACGTTGCAGGTTCCGGTTCTCAGGATGCTCATGACTGGTTTCATAACAATGCTGTCTGGTATGACAAAAAAACTAACAGCTTGACTTTGTCTGGCCGTCATCAGGATGCCGTTATCAACATTGATTATGATTCAGGAAAGCTCAATTGGATCGTTGGTGACCCTGAAGGCTGGCCTCAGGAGATGGTTGATAAGTACTTCTTTACCCCCGTTGGTGATGTAGAAAACTTTGACTGGCAGTATGAGCAGCACGGTTGCCTCATTACTCCTTCCGGTGATGTAATGTGCTTTGACAACGGCCAGTATCGTGCCAAATCCCGTGAAAATTACATCAAAAATTCTGAAAACTTTTCTCGTGGCGTTCGTTATCGCATTGATACTGACAAGATGGAAATAGAGCAGGTATGGCAGTACGGTAAAGAACGTGGACCTGAATTCTTTTCCCCATATATTTGTAATGTAGAATACTACGATGAAGGTCATTACATGATCCATTCAGGCGGAATCGGATTTGAAAACGGATTACCTTCAGATTTATTGCCTGCTTTCCTTGATAAGAAAGATCCAAATGTAGAATTACGCTCCGTAACTGTGGAAGAAAAAGACGGTGTTGTCCTTTATGAAATGGAAACCGAAGGCAATTTCTACCGCGCTGAAAAACTGCCGCTGTATCACGATGGTGACAATGTTACTTTCGGGCATGGACAGCTTCTCGGTAAACTGGATGTTACTCCTACTTTTGATACCGATCCTGAAGTAGAAGAAGTTGATGGGCTGCCTTGTTCTTGGCACAACATCATCATCGAAGAAGATGAAGATCGTTTTGTTTTTCATGGTAAATTTGAGCGCGGCACTCTTGCAATGCTTTGCCTTGAAGGTGCTGAGTCAAACCATAACTATTTCATCAATACAGCCGCAACTCGTCACCTTGCAATGTGTTCTGGTACTTTTTTAGAAGATGACGACCGCGACGTGAAATTAAATGTAAGTAAAGAAGGATTGAAAGGGCGCTATACCTTAAAGCTTATTATTAATGATAAAAAGTATCATCTTGGCATTTCCATCAGCGCTGACTAA
- a CDS encoding FAD-dependent oxidoreductase produces the protein MKVYDVLIIGAGPAGMTAAIYAIRANMSVLMIDKLSPGGQMVNTNEIENYTGVGAINGAELSMQMFEHTQELGVEFDYKTVLDIVDNGDTKTVICEEDDTHFETKTIIFATGTVPRRLNVPGEDDFAGTGLSWCAICDGAQYRDKDVVVIGGGNSAVEESIYLAGIASSLTIITMFDLTADPKACDQLRTMKNVTIYPYQDVIEFTGEGALDGVRFKSTKEDATERRVKCDGVFEYIGLMPTSNSFKHLGILNDFGFINIDDEMRTPVKGIYGAGDITTKKLRQVITACSDGAIAANSAAKYVESLRG, from the coding sequence ATGAAAGTTTATGATGTCCTCATAATCGGTGCAGGGCCTGCTGGAATGACTGCAGCAATATATGCAATTCGTGCCAATATGTCTGTTCTTATGATCGACAAATTGTCTCCCGGTGGTCAGATGGTCAATACTAATGAAATTGAAAATTACACTGGTGTTGGCGCAATTAACGGTGCTGAACTGAGTATGCAAATGTTTGAACACACTCAGGAACTGGGCGTGGAGTTCGACTACAAAACAGTTTTGGACATTGTCGATAATGGCGATACCAAGACGGTTATTTGCGAAGAGGATGACACTCATTTTGAAACTAAAACCATCATTTTCGCAACTGGTACTGTGCCCAGAAGACTTAACGTGCCGGGAGAAGATGACTTTGCTGGAACAGGGCTCAGTTGGTGTGCTATCTGCGATGGCGCACAGTATCGAGACAAGGATGTTGTCGTTATCGGCGGAGGAAACTCCGCAGTTGAAGAATCCATATATCTTGCAGGCATTGCTTCCTCACTGACTATAATAACCATGTTTGATCTTACTGCCGATCCTAAGGCTTGTGACCAACTGCGTACTATGAAAAATGTCACAATCTATCCTTATCAGGACGTAATTGAATTCACTGGTGAAGGAGCTCTGGACGGCGTTCGCTTTAAATCAACCAAAGAAGATGCAACAGAGCGTCGTGTTAAATGTGACGGAGTTTTTGAATATATAGGTCTGATGCCTACCTCTAACAGCTTCAAGCATTTAGGGATTCTTAATGATTTCGGCTTTATTAATATTGATGACGAAATGCGTACTCCCGTTAAGGGAATTTACGGTGCCGGTGACATTACCACTAAAAAACTTCGTCAAGTTATTACAGCCTGTTCAGATGGCGCAATCGCAGCCAACAGTGCTGCTAAATACGTTGAAAGTTTAAGAGGATAA
- a CDS encoding transporter: MNWIKVQLLIGLMVLCCAVTAFAEDNYPVAWGPSGATFGPSGLSMPAGKFAVGGNLVFGDSNGLWRNSKRLNGNTKGTKINEIFKLRYGIWDGLDVRVSIPVYNVHLDKTNTSDKNLYGVGDTTVLLHQRLLNQRDGDPLSVAFDLGPVFPTGTVSEHSSDLAGNAAWGVMGGIGATYFLYANRFDTEVNYATFAEGGHDYKKGDRFRWNLSYAYALNDNWDIGAESSIETYAESEKNGQMQNDASFEWYAGPKVAYKYKPWGTFAGLTLKAPINRWYQGTKACSDDYRVEFKLIKTFDLGSLFD; this comes from the coding sequence ATGAATTGGATTAAGGTTCAGCTACTTATCGGGCTGATGGTACTTTGTTGTGCGGTAACGGCTTTTGCGGAAGATAATTATCCTGTTGCATGGGGCCCCTCAGGAGCTACATTCGGGCCAAGTGGTTTAAGTATGCCAGCCGGTAAATTTGCTGTTGGTGGTAACCTTGTTTTTGGCGACAGTAATGGATTGTGGCGTAACAGTAAGCGTCTCAATGGTAATACAAAGGGCACAAAAATTAATGAAATTTTTAAGCTCCGTTATGGTATTTGGGATGGTCTTGATGTCCGCGTATCTATACCAGTTTATAATGTACACTTGGACAAGACCAATACTTCGGATAAAAACTTATACGGGGTGGGTGATACAACCGTACTGCTCCATCAGCGTCTTTTGAATCAGAGAGACGGAGATCCTCTTTCTGTTGCATTTGACCTTGGTCCGGTTTTTCCGACTGGTACAGTAAGTGAGCATTCCTCAGATTTAGCTGGAAATGCTGCTTGGGGTGTTATGGGTGGAATCGGAGCGACATATTTTCTATATGCAAACCGCTTTGATACAGAAGTGAACTACGCAACTTTTGCCGAAGGCGGACACGATTATAAGAAAGGGGACAGATTTCGCTGGAATCTATCTTATGCCTACGCTTTGAATGATAATTGGGATATTGGTGCAGAATCGAGCATAGAAACGTATGCTGAGTCTGAGAAGAACGGGCAAATGCAAAATGATGCATCGTTTGAATGGTACGCCGGTCCTAAAGTTGCCTATAAATATAAACCATGGGGAACTTTTGCAGGGCTGACACTTAAGGCTCCTATTAACCGTTGGTATCAGGGAACTAAAGCCTGTTCTGATGATTACAGGGTTGAGTTTAAGTTAATTAAAACTTTTGATTTGGGAAGTCTTTTTGACTAA
- a CDS encoding DUF6506 family protein: MSNPLKAAFIFVAPNGDPKKDRNWVITEGVELLSVAVSNYEQAEILAPELVEKEGIVAIELCGGFGSAGTARVAAAVDVPVGAVRFDIHPGLDNVSGDKIFS; encoded by the coding sequence ATGAGCAATCCACTTAAAGCTGCTTTTATTTTTGTAGCCCCTAACGGAGATCCTAAGAAAGATAGAAATTGGGTTATCACAGAAGGAGTAGAGCTTCTTTCTGTTGCCGTCAGTAATTATGAACAGGCCGAAATTTTGGCTCCTGAGCTGGTAGAAAAAGAAGGTATTGTTGCTATTGAGCTTTGTGGTGGGTTTGGATCTGCCGGTACTGCGCGTGTTGCCGCAGCCGTAGATGTGCCTGTAGGAGCAGTTCGTTTTGATATTCATCCCGGCTTAGATAATGTCAGCGGTGATAAAATATTCAGCTAA
- a CDS encoding PaaI family thioesterase produces MEIKTHSKIDQSLCGEPVIQEQGRSKVRLVCTPNMEADESGLVHGGFIFGLADYAAMLAVNEPNVVLAAAESQFLKPTRVTDELIAKANDTTPTQRKHLVQVEVFCKDELVFTGMFTCFVTKQHVLADS; encoded by the coding sequence CTGGAAATAAAAACACATAGTAAGATTGATCAATCACTCTGCGGAGAACCTGTCATACAGGAACAAGGACGCTCTAAAGTTCGCTTAGTATGCACCCCAAACATGGAAGCAGACGAAAGTGGTCTGGTTCACGGCGGATTCATATTCGGGCTAGCGGATTATGCGGCAATGCTTGCAGTCAATGAACCTAATGTCGTTTTAGCTGCGGCGGAAAGTCAGTTCTTAAAACCCACCCGCGTTACGGATGAACTTATTGCCAAAGCGAACGACACAACTCCTACGCAACGCAAGCATCTCGTACAAGTGGAAGTATTTTGTAAAGATGAACTTGTATTTACAGGCATGTTCACCTGCTTTGTCACTAAGCAACATGTTTTAGCTGATAGTTAA
- a CDS encoding aldo/keto reductase, translating to MHSPLIPNIVLNDQSTMPALGFGTYKLNGSEGVASIVSAIKAGYRMLDSAFKYENEGALGESIVQSEISREELYIISKLPGRHHRYNEALYTIEESLYRMRLDYFDLYLIHWPIPRLGLYVDAWQALIEAKKRGLIRSIGVCNFLPEHLQKLIDETGVTPVTNQVELHPYFPQQKLRDWHEEHGIVTQSWSPLGRASKVLQEPIITAISEKYGKTVPQVILRWHLQLDAVPLPKSTSKERQLENLSIFDFELTPDDMSAICSLAKIDGRRQDRHPALHEEF from the coding sequence ATGCATAGCCCACTAATTCCAAATATTGTCTTAAATGATCAATCAACTATGCCAGCTTTAGGATTTGGAACATATAAGCTTAATGGTTCTGAGGGAGTTGCTTCGATAGTAAGCGCAATCAAAGCAGGATACAGAATGCTTGATTCTGCCTTTAAATATGAAAACGAAGGAGCTCTTGGAGAATCGATTGTACAAAGCGAAATTTCCCGCGAGGAATTGTATATAATTTCAAAACTACCCGGTCGCCATCACCGCTACAATGAGGCTTTGTACACCATAGAAGAGTCCCTTTACCGGATGCGACTTGATTATTTCGATTTATACCTGATCCACTGGCCTATTCCGCGGCTGGGATTATACGTTGACGCATGGCAGGCTCTTATTGAAGCTAAAAAACGTGGTCTTATCCGCAGTATCGGTGTTTGCAATTTTTTGCCGGAACATTTGCAAAAACTAATTGATGAAACTGGAGTAACGCCAGTAACCAATCAGGTGGAACTACACCCATATTTTCCGCAGCAAAAATTACGAGATTGGCATGAGGAACATGGTATTGTCACCCAGTCATGGAGCCCACTGGGAAGAGCAAGTAAAGTTTTGCAAGAACCGATTATCACTGCGATAAGTGAAAAATACGGAAAAACAGTTCCACAAGTAATCCTGCGCTGGCATCTCCAACTTGATGCTGTTCCGCTTCCGAAATCAACTTCCAAAGAACGGCAACTAGAAAATCTATCGATTTTCGATTTTGAACTCACGCCTGATGATATGTCTGCAATCTGCTCACTGGCAAAGATTGATGGCCGAAGGCAGGATCGGCATCCTGCGTTACATGAAGAGTTTTAG
- a CDS encoding heme-binding protein has translation MRKLSLLTVLMLSIVMFGVLPASAKSPVKTLPGDITLAQSQKILAAALKKAEAIKVPVNIAIVDAGGNLKAFYRQEDAFIGSIDISIKKAKTARYFNMTTRALGAASQVGQPLYGIEVSNDGLVIFAGGVPLVDANNVIIGAIGVSGGSVDEDESIALAGAAVITK, from the coding sequence ATGCGTAAACTGTCTCTGCTAACTGTCCTCATGCTTTCTATCGTAATGTTTGGAGTTCTACCTGCCTCAGCTAAAAGTCCTGTAAAAACTCTTCCGGGCGACATAACCTTGGCTCAATCTCAGAAAATTTTAGCTGCCGCACTTAAAAAAGCCGAAGCAATCAAAGTTCCTGTGAACATTGCTATTGTTGACGCAGGCGGAAACCTTAAAGCCTTCTATCGTCAGGAAGATGCATTCATAGGCAGCATTGATATTTCTATAAAAAAAGCAAAGACCGCACGTTATTTCAATATGACCACTCGTGCACTCGGCGCGGCTTCTCAAGTAGGACAGCCTCTTTATGGAATTGAAGTCAGTAACGACGGCTTAGTTATTTTTGCAGGCGGAGTACCATTGGTTGACGCTAACAATGTCATTATCGGTGCAATTGGCGTTAGCGGCGGAAGCGTTGATGAAGATGAAAGTATCGCTTTAGCGGGCGCAGCAGTCATCACAAAATAG
- a CDS encoding methyl-accepting chemotaxis protein — MQVKVTVGKKIGSGFLIITVLAIIIGYVGIHSINTVYSAMQKFMIMSEVDMVMNESVVQNALVLNKAATLIHLRGNTDDTQQLTKAFTEINKGLEEWLQTIDGKPDLIQGAALIKTRIQKVEKESKHLVKVKMEVTDIFTKLDGLVGNILTFLDTTMVKVIDPNKAKAEKSANVAEMVHWGAVDMVMNEEVIANVLELKTASHDYIASATDDSMSAYIDALEKTKSGLSEWRKTIAGLPEMEKIAAKIESALAEYTTLGESLMTHLKEIEKISLAVDTENSDLLHELTGIMHTTIDPAKKNSEESAHKAYDETKIMVLIILASIIILSAIIGYLITKTIAGALKAGVTFAEKIASGDLDASINITSKDETGQLAEQLTFMRDKLRKVVGEVQDGASSVSSGSEELSATSESVSQGATEQAASAEEVSASIEEMVESIRNNSSKAQQTNQIATRTSAKAKEGGGAVQQTVIAMKEIAEKITIIEEIARQTNLLALNAAIEAARAGEHGKGFAVVASEVRKLAERSGTAAQEIHEFSISSVDMAERAGNLLGEMLPDIIQTSEMIDEITETNGELSNSAEQVAVAISHLNQVIQSNTSASEEMASTAEELFSQASQLTDNVNYFSINNTHSMPAPKALASQSGIIGISMNDENFDRF, encoded by the coding sequence ATGCAGGTAAAGGTGACAGTTGGTAAAAAAATTGGAAGTGGTTTTCTTATAATTACTGTACTCGCCATAATAATCGGATATGTTGGAATACATTCTATTAATACAGTTTATTCAGCTATGCAAAAGTTCATGATAATGAGTGAAGTTGATATGGTAATGAATGAATCTGTAGTGCAAAACGCTTTAGTATTAAATAAAGCTGCCACGTTGATACATCTCAGGGGCAATACTGACGATACGCAACAACTTACAAAAGCTTTTACCGAAATTAACAAAGGTTTGGAGGAATGGCTTCAGACCATTGATGGAAAACCAGACTTAATTCAAGGCGCTGCGTTAATTAAAACACGTATTCAAAAAGTTGAGAAAGAATCTAAGCACCTTGTAAAAGTAAAAATGGAAGTTACTGACATTTTTACTAAATTGGATGGACTTGTAGGCAATATTTTAACCTTTCTGGACACGACCATGGTCAAAGTGATTGACCCGAACAAAGCCAAAGCGGAAAAATCGGCAAATGTAGCTGAAATGGTTCACTGGGGGGCTGTGGACATGGTCATGAACGAAGAAGTTATTGCAAATGTATTGGAGCTCAAAACGGCCTCACACGACTATATTGCATCAGCTACTGACGATTCCATGTCTGCTTATATTGATGCTCTGGAAAAGACTAAGTCGGGACTTTCTGAGTGGCGTAAAACAATTGCCGGATTACCTGAAATGGAAAAAATAGCAGCCAAAATTGAATCTGCTCTGGCTGAATATACCACGCTGGGTGAATCTTTAATGACCCATTTAAAAGAAATCGAAAAGATAAGCCTAGCCGTTGATACTGAAAATTCTGATCTGTTACATGAGCTGACAGGTATCATGCACACAACCATCGATCCGGCTAAAAAAAACTCTGAAGAGAGTGCACATAAAGCCTATGACGAGACAAAGATCATGGTTCTGATAATACTGGCCTCTATAATTATTTTATCTGCAATCATTGGATACCTAATAACTAAAACCATAGCTGGCGCTCTTAAAGCAGGAGTAACCTTCGCAGAAAAAATAGCTAGCGGCGACCTAGACGCATCCATCAATATCACATCTAAAGATGAGACCGGCCAGCTTGCTGAACAGCTTACTTTTATGAGGGATAAATTGCGTAAAGTTGTTGGTGAAGTTCAGGATGGAGCCTCTAGTGTTTCCTCTGGAAGCGAGGAACTATCCGCCACATCAGAATCTGTTTCGCAAGGTGCGACAGAGCAGGCAGCATCTGCAGAAGAAGTTTCAGCTTCAATCGAAGAAATGGTCGAATCGATAAGGAACAACTCCAGTAAAGCACAGCAAACAAACCAAATTGCAACTCGTACATCCGCTAAGGCAAAAGAAGGTGGTGGCGCTGTACAACAAACTGTAATTGCAATGAAAGAAATTGCTGAAAAAATAACCATTATTGAAGAGATCGCACGGCAAACCAATTTACTGGCACTCAATGCTGCAATCGAAGCGGCCCGCGCCGGAGAGCATGGTAAAGGTTTTGCGGTGGTAGCCTCTGAAGTTCGCAAGCTGGCAGAACGAAGCGGCACCGCGGCTCAAGAGATTCATGAATTTTCTATCTCCAGTGTAGATATGGCAGAACGTGCTGGAAACCTGCTTGGAGAAATGTTACCAGATATAATTCAAACATCAGAAATGATAGACGAAATAACAGAAACAAACGGTGAGTTATCCAACAGTGCGGAGCAAGTTGCTGTAGCGATTTCACACCTGAATCAAGTAATTCAGAGCAACACTTCTGCATCAGAAGAGATGGCATCTACAGCTGAAGAACTATTTTCACAAGCATCTCAACTAACCGATAATGTAAATTATTTCAGTATAAACAATACTCATAGCATGCCCGCGCCTAAAGCACTCGCATCGCAAAGTGGTATAATTGGGATCAGCATGAATGATGAGAACTTTGATCGGTTTTAA
- a CDS encoding PocR ligand-binding domain-containing protein, giving the protein MKFKTQLLVGNVTILLLVLIGSGYILNVMSSYLDENKKQATTIELIQITGEIKSSMYAIEADMRNYMLTGKQAYLEPYKKLQAKYKNLTEKAVTLSSKIGLDATPLSEAQKYMQNWYVQEAEPSIADRKRLDMTPEERAKTIDPKAKGSMVKVEEVLSPKMLREFQHLFSKMTGIANLIVEKNGTPLKQQSFEEFSSFCFGLIRPNKEGAIRCAANDAKGGEVAKETGKPYVYSCHAGLVDFGVPITVDGIQIGTWVGGQILTNQPDYENFNKIADELGIDRAEMRKSVDEVPILTREQVDSAADFLQLIANSQSAIGNVNLMWSKIIKRLDSGVGKKILKNAQTNLATFVKDLKLKRTQAQKKMDASLENIKIMMLMGILLIAALSLFIIMYNRKIIANQIGGDPNDIADIASRISKSDEDLSFPDEKTAKGIYLAIIKMHHTLRETFEGMKHEQHEAHERAKMAQQAKLEADEARREAENAKKEGMLAAANTMEKIVTRVALAAQNLNSQINEVSKGSTVQQQLATETSTAMTEMNATVAEVAQNAAVAASDAENAREQAVSGNKAMLDVEKVIGSIDGQFKILETELDGLSDKVGDIHSIMNVISDIADQTNLLALNAAIEAARAGDAGRGFAVVADEVRKLAENTMSATDEVTRAVSAITTATQNNITHMQTTRVEVESSTTMANDARNVLETILEISDRNFSQAQNIATASEEQASTTEEISRAIESVNATSLETASAMHEASQDVDELAGLTKELEDLVIEMKK; this is encoded by the coding sequence ATGAAATTCAAAACACAACTACTTGTCGGAAACGTCACGATTCTTTTGTTAGTTCTAATTGGAAGCGGCTATATTTTGAATGTCATGAGTTCCTATTTAGATGAAAATAAAAAACAAGCTACAACAATAGAACTCATTCAAATTACTGGTGAAATAAAAAGTTCGATGTACGCAATTGAAGCTGACATGCGAAACTACATGCTGACAGGAAAGCAGGCATACCTTGAACCGTACAAAAAACTTCAGGCCAAATATAAAAATCTGACTGAAAAAGCTGTCACGTTAAGTTCCAAGATCGGACTGGACGCAACACCACTTTCTGAAGCTCAAAAATATATGCAGAATTGGTACGTACAAGAAGCCGAACCATCCATAGCAGACCGTAAACGTCTGGACATGACACCGGAAGAACGCGCAAAAACAATCGACCCAAAAGCGAAAGGCTCTATGGTCAAAGTAGAAGAAGTCCTTTCCCCGAAAATGCTTAGAGAGTTTCAACATCTTTTTTCAAAAATGACAGGCATAGCCAACCTCATTGTTGAAAAAAACGGAACTCCGCTTAAACAGCAAAGTTTTGAAGAGTTTAGTAGTTTCTGCTTCGGCCTGATCAGGCCTAACAAAGAAGGAGCTATTAGATGTGCAGCTAATGATGCCAAAGGCGGCGAAGTAGCCAAAGAGACTGGTAAACCTTACGTCTATTCTTGTCATGCAGGATTAGTTGATTTTGGAGTACCCATTACCGTTGACGGTATACAGATAGGAACATGGGTCGGTGGACAAATTCTTACCAACCAGCCGGATTACGAAAACTTTAATAAAATAGCTGACGAACTAGGCATTGACCGTGCTGAGATGCGCAAATCTGTGGACGAAGTGCCTATCTTAACACGTGAACAAGTAGATAGCGCGGCCGATTTTCTCCAGCTGATAGCCAACAGCCAATCAGCCATAGGCAACGTTAATCTTATGTGGTCCAAGATCATCAAACGTCTGGATTCAGGAGTTGGTAAAAAAATTCTTAAGAATGCACAAACAAACCTTGCGACCTTTGTTAAAGACCTGAAATTAAAGCGCACTCAAGCCCAGAAGAAAATGGACGCTTCCCTAGAAAACATCAAAATAATGATGTTAATGGGCATCCTACTTATCGCAGCCCTTAGCCTATTCATCATAATGTATAACAGAAAAATCATCGCCAACCAGATTGGTGGAGATCCTAATGACATCGCCGATATTGCTTCCAGAATATCAAAAAGCGATGAGGATCTTTCTTTCCCTGATGAAAAAACAGCCAAGGGTATTTATCTGGCAATCATTAAAATGCATCATACACTTAGAGAAACATTTGAGGGCATGAAGCACGAACAACACGAAGCCCATGAACGTGCTAAAATGGCACAGCAAGCCAAACTTGAAGCAGATGAAGCTCGCCGCGAAGCCGAAAACGCTAAAAAAGAAGGAATGCTTGCGGCGGCTAATACAATGGAAAAAATTGTCACGAGAGTCGCACTTGCCGCTCAGAATTTAAATAGCCAGATAAATGAAGTATCTAAAGGCTCAACTGTACAGCAGCAGTTAGCTACAGAAACCAGCACGGCTATGACCGAAATGAATGCAACGGTAGCCGAAGTTGCTCAAAATGCAGCAGTTGCAGCGTCCGACGCTGAAAACGCCCGCGAACAGGCGGTTTCAGGAAACAAAGCGATGTTAGATGTTGAAAAGGTTATCGGTTCCATCGACGGCCAGTTCAAAATACTTGAAACGGAACTTGACGGTCTTAGCGACAAAGTCGGTGACATCCATTCTATTATGAACGTAATATCTGATATTGCCGACCAGACCAACCTGCTGGCACTCAACGCAGCCATTGAAGCCGCGCGGGCCGGTGATGCAGGAAGAGGTTTCGCAGTAGTCGCGGATGAAGTCCGCAAGCTTGCTGAAAATACAATGTCAGCAACGGACGAAGTTACACGTGCTGTTTCTGCAATCACAACCGCAACGCAGAATAATATCACCCACATGCAAACAACTAGAGTAGAAGTTGAAAGCTCTACTACTATGGCTAACGATGCTCGTAATGTTCTTGAAACAATTTTAGAAATTTCGGACAGAAATTTTTCTCAGGCTCAAAACATTGCAACAGCTTCTGAAGAACAAGCCAGTACTACAGAGGAAATCTCTCGTGCCATTGAAAGCGTTAACGCCACCTCTTTGGAAACAGCATCTGCGATGCATGAAGCATCTCAAGACGTTGATGAGTTAGCCGGATTGACTAAAGAACTGGAAGATCTCGTTATTGAAATGAAAAAGTAA